CATGCCGCCATTTCTATTTGTAATGGTGTCTTCCACTTGTTTTATTGTCCTCCAGGTTATTCCATGGGGTGACTTGGACTCATTAGCCATGCTTCAAAGGCAATTGGACGTAGACATACTTGTGACTGGTCACACCCATCAGTTCACAGCATACAAACATGAAGCGGGGGTTGTTATAAATCCAGGATCTGCTACTGGTGCCTACAGTAGCATCACATATGATGTCAACCCTAGCTTTGTTCTAATGGACATTGACGCCCTGCGTGTTGTGGTCTATGTTTATGAACTCATTGATGGAGAAGTCAAAGTTGACAAGATTGATTTCAAGAAGACAACAACACAGAATGCTAATTGAATAGCATAACTTGAAATTCAGCTGATTTTAGTGGAATCCTAAAGTCGATAAGACATTATATTCCTCTGTCTGCTTGTTTCTGAGGTTTTTTCGGCTgtctttgttttttattttccTGTTGCTTCTGATTATTCAGGTTTATGTCCAGTTACTTGAGTCAGTGTGCATTGAGAATTCAGTTGGTTAATTGGAAAGTCTTCTGGGGAAAGAGGGCTTGGAAAAAGTTCACTATTTATTGTGCTACtaaattcctttgttttttttatatttaattttttctgttTGCAAGTTGATAGACTGATTGTGGCTTTTGCAGCGATAGCAAAGTAGAAACCTTAAAAGTATGCATAAATGTTTCTATTAATATCTTCTTTTGTGCATGAATAGATTCTCTATCTTGAAATTAGACTTTACTTATCGAAAGGTTCTCTAATCCCAGAATCTGGAGTAGTTAAAGGTAAAGGGATCTATTACCATTTTACCACATCCCTACGGTGGTTACCTTGAAATTAGTTGCTGCAACATTGTGCCTGACTAGCTGGCTTTTCGGACAAACCTGGTAGACCGTTGAAGAGGCTCCTTTCGGGGTTGTTCGGATACGGATCAATTGGTTTTGTGGTTCTTTACAAACTTCTTATTAGTTTTATGACCCTACCTCTTATTTTTCACATGAGAGATTTGATTTTAGATCTGTCTTTTACACATAAGAGATCTAAAAAGGtcattttcttaattttaaaattataaaggGCCATAATATACAAATATGTCCGCTACAACCCCCAATGAAATGTTATTGCCACTCGGCTGCAGTGTCTCATAAGGTGAATTAAGCAAACATGTGCGTCTTAGAATTCAATTCACTGGACTGAACATTCTATGTGTAACCTCTTCACACCCCAATTAAGGACTAATGTGATCATTGATGCATGACCTGTTGATTAATCTTAACTATCGCCATTTGTTGAACCAACGGACACGACTCAATTGTATACATGCATTGAGCTAGAAATGTCTAGGAGATGGGATGCCATTGCCATTGTACTAGCAGCCACTCGTGTCCTACGTTAGAGAAGACTTAGAGAAGGATACAATACTATCGATTATGCCAAATATGAATCACAATTTAGATATCAGTGGAGAGACGGTTtccgggagaccctcggctcagagacAATAAATCCGTAACAACAACATAAACCAAAAAAATAGTATTAGCATTGTAAAGTACAGCACTAGATATCAGTGAATCGTGCATGTATTATGTTGTCTGTGAATTTTATTAACCAGAATCGTAAAGTACTGCTGCATTGGAAAGAAAGGCATAAAGTACATCATCTAGTTGAAAAATAGAAATAATCAGTGAAATATGAGATAAATTGGTAACTCAGAGCTACTTTTTATTTGTTAACCCCAGAATAAAATGCTACTAATATAAATGGAAAACAAGAAAGGTCTCGACTATACCATGACCATGAAAAAGAAAGGAGAGGGGAAGAAATAAATAACTAAACAACCCTAGTGTAGCAATCTTAGAACTTCCTATTAAGCAGTGAACCTATAAACCATAATGTGTTTATAAGTTTCCCCTGGATTCACAATCTGAGAAGGAAAATTGGGATGATTAACAGAATCTGGGAAGCCTTGTGTCTCCAAACAAAGTGCAGCATACTTTGAGTAAACAAATCCACCTTTTCCCTTAGCATTTTCCAACATATTACTTGTGTAAAACTGCACACCAGGTTTATTAGTCCACAATTCCATCTTCCTACCTGATTTGCTTTCTTGGACAATTGCCACCTTTTGTAAATGCTTTCCCTCAGTATTATCCAACACATAGTTGATATCATATCCACCTGGTATATCACTGAACTTGCTCCCTATTGTCCTTGGCTTGAGGAAATCATAGGCCGTTCCTTCAACCGGAGTAATTTGTCCGGTGGGGATCAACTTATCATCGACAGGAGTCAtctttgatccgaaaagctgaataGTGTGAGAGAAAATGTTGCCGCTGGTGTGTCCACCAAGATTCCAGTAAGTATGTGATGCTAAATTCACTGGTGTTGCTATGTTTAGAGGCGTTGCTTGCATGTTTATGGCTAACTTGTTTGTACCAATGAACATGTATTTCACCTTGACAGAAAGATCACCAGGAAATCCTGTTTCACAATATTTGATTATCAATATTTGTCTTGGAAAATTTGTGCTTATAGTCACAAATTTTGATTTTGGTCCTTATGATTTAACATTCACATAATTGAACTTGTGCACATGTGATTCCCATGCTAGTGAATCTTCAAAGGTTCAATGAACTATTAATTGTTAAACCATTTAATTACAGGTGAAATTTGCACTAT
This sequence is a window from Nicotiana sylvestris chromosome 3, ASM39365v2, whole genome shotgun sequence. Protein-coding genes within it:
- the LOC104249012 gene encoding vacuolar protein sorting-associated protein 29; protein product: MVLVLALGDLHIPHRAADLPAKFKSMLVPGKIQHIICTGNLCIKEVHDYLKTLCPDLHIARGEYDEETRYPETKTLTIGQFKLGLCHGHQVIPWGDLDSLAMLQRQLDVDILVTGHTHQFTAYKHEAGVVINPGSATGAYSSITYDVNPSFVLMDIDALRVVVYVYELIDGEVKVDKIDFKKTTTQNAN
- the LOC104249010 gene encoding uncharacterized protein, with translation MAKTSLLYCFALVILILGNICRAEEEIKVYELKKGDFSVKITNYGATVLSVVLPDKNGKLDDVVLGYNSIDDYKNDTTYFGGLIGRVANRIGGAKFELNGVEYKLPANDHGNTLHGGSKGFSDVIWTVEDYQADSHLTLTYKSFDGEQGFPGDLSVKVKYMFIGTNKLAINMQATPLNIATPVNLASHTYWNLGGHTSGNIFSHTIQLFGSKMTPVDDKLIPTGQITPVEGTAYDFLKPRTIGSKFSDIPGGYDINYVLDNTEGKHLQKVAIVQESKSGRKMELWTNKPGVQFYTSNMLENAKGKGGFVYSKYAALCLETQGFPDSVNHPNFPSQIVNPGETYKHIMVYRFTA